In one window of Erythrolamprus reginae isolate rEryReg1 chromosome 1, rEryReg1.hap1, whole genome shotgun sequence DNA:
- the PDCD2 gene encoding programmed cell death protein 2 yields the protein MCSQQVELGFVEEAAPWRLRSDQFPCKVGGRPAWLGEAGLPGPSELRCGVCGQPRAFLLQLYAPVQERPEAFHRSLFLFGCRQPSCYRPAGPAPGSLKVFRNQLPRKNDTYSYNPPPEEPPLEELPSVNLQLKCGARLCRVCGCLGSSTCSKCHKAHYCSKDHQIKDWKAGHKASCLQPEDVIPDHKFLFPEYEIVREQEESDSVAVNDTEQEDLDKNEGTTTDEASELLEDMSLEMMAKHETPEDRIFQIFKERISLEPEQVIRYCRNGEGPIWISGLNIPLDTDIPNCQCGSKRVFEFQVMPQLLAHLNVDSLGESIDWGTLAIYTCAVNCDLGNHYAEEFIWKQDISNSV from the exons atgtgttCGCAACAGGTCGAGTTAGGCTTCGTGGAAGAAGCGGCCCCTTGGCGGCTGCGCAGTGACCAGTTCCCCTGCAAGGTCGGCGGCAGGCCCGCTTGGCTGGGCGAGGCCGGCTTGCCGGGCCCCTCGGAGCTGCGGTGCGGCGTGTGCGGACAGCCGCGCGCTTTCCTCTTGCAGCTCTACGCGCCGGTGCAAGAGCGTCCCGAGGCCTTCCACAGGAGCCTCTTCCTCTTCGGCTGCCGCCAGCCTTCTTGCTACCGCCCCGCCGGCCCAGCCCCGGGCAGCCTGAAAG TTTTTAGGAATCAGCTTCCAAGAAAGAATGATACTTACTCTTATAATCCACCACCCGAAGAGCCACCTTTGGAAGAATTACCTTCTGTGAATCTGCAGCTAAAATGTGGAGCTAGGCTTTGCAGGGTCTGTGGTTGCTTGGGATCCAGCACATGTTCCAAATGCCACAAGGCTCATTATTGTAGCAAAGACCATCAGATCAAAGATTGGAAAGCAGGACATAAGGCATCATGTTTGCAGCCTG AAGATGTAATTCCGGATCATAAATTTCTGTTCCCCGAGTATGAAATTGTAAGAGAACAAGAGGAGTCGGATTCTGTTGCTGTCAATGACACAGAGCAGGAAGATTTAGACAAAAATGAGGGCACAACAACAG ATGAAGCTTCTGAATTATTGGAGGACATGTCCTTGGAGATGATGGCAAAACATGAAACTCCAGAAGATAGaatttttcaaatattcaaagaAAGAATATCTTTGGAACCAGAACAG GTTATCAGATACTGCAGAAATGGAGAAGGGCCCATCTGGATTTCAGGGTTAAATATTCCTCTGGACACAGATATTCCCAACTGTCAGTGTGGTAGTAAGAGAGTATTTGAATTTCAG GTGATGCCACAGCTTCTAGCCCACTTAAACGTGGACAGTCTTGGAGAAAGCATTGACTGGGGAACACTGGCGATCTACACTTGTGCTGTGAATTGTGATCTAGGAAACCATTATGCTGAAGAGTTCATCTGGAAGCAGGACATTTCCAATTCTGTTTAA